The following coding sequences lie in one Carassius gibelio isolate Cgi1373 ecotype wild population from Czech Republic chromosome A17, carGib1.2-hapl.c, whole genome shotgun sequence genomic window:
- the LOC128031475 gene encoding E3 ubiquitin-protein ligase HECTD1 isoform X5 has product MADVDPDTLLEWLQMGQGDERDMQLIALEQLCMLLLMSDNVDRCFETCPPRTFLPALCKIFLDESAPDNVLEVTARAITYYLDVSAECTRRIVGVDGAIKALCNRLVVVELNNRTSRDLAEQCVKVLELICTRESGAVFGAGGLNCVLSFIRDSGHLVHKDTLHSAMAVVSRLCSKMEPQDSSLETCVESLSSLLKHEDHQVSDGALRCFASLADRFTRRGVDPAPLAKHGLTEELLSRMAAAGGTTSRPSSTCKPGRTSSGAAPSAADSKLSNQVSTIVSLLSTLCRGSPLVTHDLLRSELPDSMESALQGDERCVLDTMRLVDLLLVLLFEGRKALPKSTAGSTGRIPGLRRLDSSGERSHRQLIDCIRSKDTDALIDAIDTGAFEVNFMDDVGQTLLNWASAFGTQEMVEFLCERGADVNRGQRSSSLHYAACFGRPQVAKTLLRHGANPDLRDEDGKTPLDKARERGHSEVVAILQSPGDWMCPVNKGDDKKKKDVNKEEEEGSEPKGDPEMAPIYLKRLLPVFAQTFQQTMLPSIRKASLALIRKMVHYSSEVLLKEVCDSDAGHNLPTVLVEITATVLDHEDDDDGHLLALQIIRDLVDKGGDVFLDQLARLGVINKVSTLAGPTSDDENEEEAKPEKDDEPQEDAKEIQQGKPYHWRDWSIIRGRDCLYIWSDAAALELSNGSNGWFRFILDGKLATMYSSGSPEGGSDSSESRSEFLEKLQRARSQVKPVTGSQPILSTQGPTKLTVGNWSLTCLKEGEIAIHNSDGQQATILKEDLPGFVFESNRGTKHSFTAETSLGSEFVTGWTGKRGRKLKSKLEKTKQRVKTTARDLYDDHFKAVESMPRGVVVTLRNIATQLESAWELHTNRQCIEGENTWRDLMKTALENLIVVLKDENTISPYEMCSSGLVQALFTVLSNSVELDVKHDCKPLMERINVFKTAFTENEDDESRPAVALIRKLIAVLESIERLPLHLYDTPGSTYNLQILTRRLRFRLERAPGETALIDRTGRMLKMEPLASVESLEQYLLKMVAKQWYDFDRSSFIFVRKLREGQSFTFRHQHDFDENGIVYWIGTNAKTAYEWVNPAAYGLVVVTSSEGRNLPYGRLEDILSRDSSALNCHTNDDKNAWFAIDLGLWVIPSAYTLRHARGYGRSALRNWVFQVSKDGQNWMTLYTHVDDSSLNEPGSTATWPLDPSKDEKQGWRHIRIKQMGKNASGQTHYLSLSGLEIYGTVIGVCEDQLGKAVKEAEANLRRQRRLFRSQVMKYIVPGARVVRGIDWKWRDQDGNPAGEGTVTGEAHNGWIDVTWDAGGSNSYRMGAEGKFDLKLAPGYDPESAPSPKPVSSTVAGTPQSWSSLVKNNCPDKGGSSSTAGASSSSRKGSSSSVCSVASSSDISLSSTRVERRVESLLEQGISIGGGPSGAEGQEPIVVLSTADAGSASSTSTLTADIGSESGERKTPAPDGTSRQSAESMAISMGIVSVSSPDVSESSSKDVASQRPLCSATSARLSVSSLLAAGAPMSSSASVPNLSSREASLMESFVRRAPNMSRTNATNNMNLSRSSSDNNTNTLGRNVMSTSTSPLMGAQSFPNLTTTGTTSTVTMSTSIVTSSNNVATATTGLSVGQLLSNTLTTSLTSTSSESDTGQEAEFSLYDFLDSCRANTLLAELDDEEDLPEPDDDDDENEDDNQEEQEYEEVLVRSRVNLGYHVHIHREEEEYETKGGRRRTWDDDFVLKRQFSALVPAFDPRPGRTNVQQTTDLEIPPPGTPRSEVQEEVECAPSPRLALILKVAGLGTTREVELPLNNYKCTIFYYVQKLLQLSCNGAIKPDKLRRIWEPTYTIMYRELKDSDKERESEKMDFCEHGCRSSGLSSGSLSATQSCDILSAAREQAQAKAGSGQSACSVEDVLQLLRILFTIGGEPSSGRTLQEDVEELQFNASPEEFTSKKITTKILQQIEEPLALASGALPDWCEQLTSKCPFLIPFETRQLYFTCTAFGASRAIVWLQNRREATMERSRPSTTVRRDDPGEFRVGRLKHERVKVPRRESMMEWAESVMQIHADRKSVLEVEFQGEEGTGLGPTLEFYALVAAEFQRTFLGIWLCDDDFPDDESRQVDLGGGLKPPGYYVQRSCGLFPAPFPQDSDELERISKLFLFLGIFLAKCVQDNRLVDLPISQPFFKLLCMGDIKSNMSKLLHQPRGESDCHFSEIQSEASTEEGQDTYSVGSFDEDSKSEFILDPPKPKPPAWYHGILTWEDFELVNPHRAQFLKELKTLSVKRRQILGSKSLSEDEKNTRLQDLMLRNPMGSGPPLCIEDLGLNFQFCPSSKVHGFSSVDLKPNGEDEMVTVENAEEYVELMFDFCMHTGIQKQMEAFRDGFNRVFPMEKLSSFSHKEVQMILCGNQSPSWTAEDIVNYTEPKLGYTRDSPGFLRFVRVLCGMSSDERKAFLQFTTGCSTLPPGGLANLHPRLTIVRKVDAADASYPSVNTCVHYLKLPEYSSEEIMRERLLAATMEKGFHLN; this is encoded by the exons GCATGGACTGACAGAAGAGCTGCTGTCCCGTATGGCTGCAGCAGGAGGGACGACATCTAGACCCTCCTCCACCTGTAAGCCTGGCAGGACCTCTAGTGGAGCCGCTCCATCTGCTGCAGACTCTAAACTGAGCAACCAAGTGTCCACCATTGTCAGCCTTCTGTCCACACTCTGCAGAGGCTCACCACTTGTCACACAT GATCTTCTGCGCTCAGAGCTGCCTGACTCTATGGAGAGTGCTCTGCAGGGGGATGAGCGCTGTGTGCTGGACACCATGCGTCTGGTGGACCTACTGCTGGTGCTGCTCTTTGAGGGACGCAAGGCTTTGCCCAAATCTACAGCTGGTTCTACTGGCCGTATCCCTGGTCTGCGGCGTCTTGACAGCTCCGGGGAGCGCTCTCACCGACAGCTTATTGACTGCATACGCAGCAAAGACACAGATGCTCTCATTGATGCCATCGACACCGGTG CATTTGAAGTAAATTTCATGGATGATGTAGGACAGACTCTCTTGAACTGGGCATCTGCTTTTGGAACACAAGAGATG GTGGAGTTCCTCTGCGAGAGAGGTGCTGATGTCAATAGAGGCCAGAGGTCATCCTCTCTGCACTATGCTGCCTGTTTTGGCAGGCCACAAGTAGCCAAG ACTTTACTGCGCCATGGGGCCAACCCTGACCTGAGAGATGAAGATGGGAAGACGCCATTAGACAAAGCTAGAGAGAGGGGACACAGCGAGGTTGTAGCAATTCTCCAGTCTCCTG GAGACTGGATGTGTCCTGTCAACAAGGGGGATGACAAGAAAAAGAAGGATGTTAataaagaagaggaagagggcAGTGAGCCGAAAGGTGACCCTGAGATGGCACCCATCTACCTGAAAAGGCTGCTCCCAGTATTTGCACAGACCTTTCAGCAAACCATGCTGCCTTCAATAAG GAAAGCTAGTTTAGCTCTGATCAGAAAAATGGTGCACTACAGTTCTGAAGTTCTACTTAAGGAAGTGTGTGACTCTGATGCTGGACACAACTTGCCCACTGTACTTGTGGAGATCACTGCAACCGTGCTGGATCACGAG gatgatgatgatggtcaCCTGCTGGCACTTCAGATCATTAGGGATCTAGTGGATAAGGGAGGTGACGTGTTCTTAGATCAGCTGGCCAGGCTGGGGGTCATTAATAAGGTGTCCACTCTGGCAGGACCCACATCAGATGATGAAAATGAGGAAGAGGCCAAGCCTGAGAAG GATGATGAACCACAAGAGGATGCCAAAGAGATCCAGCAGGGGAAGCCTTACCACTGGAGAGACTGGTCCATCATCAGAGGCAGGGACTGTCTCTATATCTGGAGTGATGCAGCTGCTTTGGAGCTTTCCAATGGCAGTAATGGTTGGTTCCGCTTCATCCTTGATGGTAAACTGGCCACCATGTACTCCAGCGGAAGCCCAGAGGGCGGCTCTGACAGCTCAG AGAGCAGAAGTGAGTTTCTTGAGAAGCTGCAGCGTGCCAGAAGTCAGGTCAAACCGGTCACAGGCAGCCAGCCCATCCTGTCCACACAGGGCCCCACCAAACTCACTGTGGGAAACTGGTCTCTAACTTGTCTGAAAGAGGGTGAGATTGCAATCCATAATTCAGATGGCCAGCAGGCCACCATCCTGAAAGAGGACCTGCCAGGTTTTGTGTTCGAGTCAAACCGAGGCACTAAGCACTCTTTCACTGCAGAAACCTCTCTAG GGTCCGAGTTTGTTACTGGCTGGACTGGTAAGCGAGGAAGAAAACTCAAATCCAAAttggaaaaaactaaacaaagg GTGAAAACCACGGCCAGAGATCTGTATGACGATCACTTCAAGGCTGTGGAGAGTATGCCGAGAGGTGTGGTGGTCACTCTGAGAAACATCGCCACACAGCTAGAGTCTGCTTGGGAGCTACATACTAACAGACAG TGCATTGAAGGTGAAAACACATGGCGAGACCTCATGAAAACAGCTCTGGAGAATTTAATAGTTGTTCTTAAAGATGAGAACACCATTtctccatatgaaatgtgcagcAGTGGCCTCGTGCAAGCACTTTTTACTGTCCTCAGCAAT AGTGTGGAGCTAGATGTTAAACATGATTGTAAGCCTCTGATGGAAAGAATAAATGTGTTCAAGACTGCATTTACTGAAAATGAAGATGACGAAAG CCGACCAGCAGTTGCCTTGATCCGCAAACTGATCGCAGTTTTGGAGTCAATAGAGCGCCTACCTCTCCACTTGTATGATACACCAGGCTCAACGTATAATTTACAG ATACTGACAAGGAGGTTACGCTTCCGTTTGGAGCGTGCTCCAGGTGAAACGGCCCTGATTGACCGAACTGGTAGAATGCTAAAGATGGAGCCACTGGCCTCTGTTGAGTCCCTGGAGCAGTATCTACTCAAAATG GTGGCCAAGCAGTGGTATGACTTTGACAGGTCTTCATTCATCTTTGTTAGGAAGCTCAGAGAGGGTCAGAGCTTCACCTTCAGGCACCAGCATGACTTTGATGAAAATGGAATCGTGTACTGGATTGGCACCAATGCGAA GACCGCATATGAATGGGTGAACCCCGCAGCTTATGGATTAGTGGTGGTGACTTCCTCCGAGGGCAGAAACTTGCCCTACGGCCGACTTGAAGACATCCTGAGCAGAGACAGCTCTGCCCTTAATTGTCACACCAACGATGACAAAAACGCATGGTTTGCCATAGATCTTGGTTTATGGGTCATCCCCTCTGCATACACACTTCGCCACGCTCGTGGATATGGTCGGTCCGCCCTCCGGAATTGGGTATTTCAAGTGTCCAAAGATGGTCAGAACTGGATGACTCTCTACACCCATGTGGATGACAGCTCCCTCAATGAGCCGGG GTCAACAGCCACATGGCCTCTGGATCCATCCAAAGATGAGAAGCAGGGCTGGAGACACATTCGTATTAAACAGATGGGGAAGAATGCCAGCGGACAAACACACTACCTCTCCCTGTCTGGTCTAGAAATCTATGGCACTGTTATTGGTGTGTGCGAGGACCAGCTGG GTAAAGCAGTGAAGGAGGCAGAGGCCAACCTGAGACGGCAGCGCCGGCTCTTTCGCTCTCAAGTGATGAAGTACATTGTACCAGGGGCACGGGTGGTACGTGGTATCGACTGGAAATGGAGGGACCAGGATGGCAATCCTGCTGGAGAAGGCACTGTGACTGGAGAGGCTCATAATG GCTGGATTGATGTCACCTGGGATGCCGGTGGCTCAAACTCGTATCGTATGGGTGCGGAAGGGAAGTTTGACCTCAAGCTTGCGCCAGGGTACGACCCTGAGTCAGCGCCGTCACCCAAACCTGTCTCATCCACTGTTGCAGGAACGCCGCAGTCCTGGAGCAGCCTGGTGAAAAATAACTGTCCAGACAAGGGTGGCTCATCCTCCACAGCAGGGGCCAGCTCCTCTAGCCGCAAGGGTAGTAGCAGTTCGGTGTGTAGCGTGGCCAGCAGCAGCGATATAAGCCTGAGCTCCACCCGAGTAGAGCGCAGAGTCGAAAGCCTGTTGGAGCAGGGAATAAGCATCGGAGGAGGGCCCTCGGGGGCGGAGGGTCAAGAACCAATAGTTGTGCTTTCTACAGCTGATGCTGGCTCTGCCTCCAGCACCAGCACACTAACTGCAGACATTGGAAGTGAAAGTGGGGAACGTAAAACACCAGCACCCGATGGCACTTCAAGACAGTCGGCCGAGTCAATGGCTATCTCTATGGGAATCGTGAGTGTGAGCTCACCAGACGTTTCGGAGTCATCTAGTAAGGACGTTGCATCCCAGAGGCCCTTGTGCTCTGCTACCAGTGCACGGCTGTCTGTCAGCTCACTTTTGGCAGCTGGAGCGCCCATGAGCTCCAGTGCCAGTGTCCCCAACCTGTCCTCTCGGGAGGCCAGCCTGATGGAGTCGTTTGTTCGCAGAGCACCTAACATGTCTCGGACCAATGCCACCAACAACATGAACCTGAGCCGAAGCAGCAGTGACAACAACACTAACACACTGGGACGCAATGTGATGAGTACTTCCA CTTCTCCTCTCATGGGTGCGCAGAGCTTTCCTAACCTTACAACCACTGGTACCACCTCAACTGTCACAATGTCCACCTCCATAGTAACCAGCAGCAATAATGTAGCCACGGCAACTACAGGTTTGTCTGTTGGCCAGTTGCTAAGTAACACGCTGACGACCAGCCTGACTTCTACATCTAGTGAAAGTGACACAGGTCAGGAGGCTGAGTTTTCGCTCTATG ACTTCCTGGACAGCTGTCGGGCCAATACACTGCTTGCCGAGTTAGATGATGAAGAGGACTTGCCAGAGCcagatgacgatgatgatgagaATGAGGATGACAATCAGGAGGAACAGGAGTATGAGGAAGTTCTGGTACGGTCCAGGGTCAACCTTGGTTACCACGTTCATATTCATAGG GAGGAAGAGGAGTATGAAACCAAAGGGGGTCGTCGCAGGACCTGGGACGATGACTTTGTGCTGAAACGACAGTTTTCTGCTTTAGTACCTGCATTTGATCCTAGACCAGGTCGAACTAATGTCCAGCAAACTACCGACCTGGAAATCCCTCCACCAG GTACACCTCGCTCAGAGGTCCAGGAGGAGGTTGAGTGTGCGCCTTCACCCCGTCTGGCTCTCATCCTGAAAGTGGCAGGTCTAGGGACGACGCGAGAAGTAGAACTACCTCTCAACAACTACAAGTGCACCATTTTCTATTATGTCCAAAAGCTTCTCCAGCTCTCATGCAATGGTGCTATTAAACCTGACAAGCTTAGACGCATCTGGGAACCTACATATAC gaTAATGTATAGAGAACTGAAGGACTCtgataaagaaagagagagtgaaaagaTG GACTTCTGTGAGCATGGCTGCAGATCTTCAGGACTGAGTTCAGGATCGTTGTCCGCCACGCAGAGCTGTGATATTCTGAGTGCTGCACGCGAGCAGGCTCAGGCCAAGGCGGGCTCAGGACAGAGCGCCTGCAGCGTAGAGGACGTACTGCAGCTCTTGCGCATCCTCTTTACTATCGGAGGAGAACCCTCATCGGGCCGCACACTACAGGAAG ATGTGGAAGAGCTGCAGTTCAATGCATCACCTGAGGAATTCACCAGCAAAAAAATTACAACCAAAATCCTGCAGCAGATCGAG GAACCACTGGCCTTGGCTAGCGGGGCTCTCCCAGATTGGTGTGAACAGTTAACCAGCAAGTGTCCTTTCCTTATACCATTTGAAACCCGGCAGCTTTATTTTACCTGCACTGCATTTGGAGCCTCCAG GGCAATTGTCTGGCTCCAGAACCGAAGAGAAGCCACTATGGAACGTTCCCGGCCATCCACAACGGTCCGCCGTGATGATCCTGGCGAGTTCCGTGTAGGGCGGCTCAAGCACGAGCGTGTCAAGGTGCCTCGCAGAGAGAGTATGATGGAGTGGGCTGAGAGTGTGATGCAGATACATGCTGACAGAAAGTCTGTACTGGAG GTGGAGTTCCAGGGGGAGGAGGGCACTGGTCTTGGACCCACCCTGGAGTTCTATGCTCTCGTGGCTGCAGAGTTCCAGAGGACTTTCCTTGGAATCTGGCTCTGTGACGACGACTTCCCGGATGATGAGTCACGTCAA gtggATCTGGGCGGAGGCTTGAAACCACCAGGCTATTATGTGCAGCGTTCCTGTGGCCTTTTCCCTGCTCCCTTTCCTCAAGACAGTGACGAACTGGAGCGTATCAGCAAGCTTTTCCTGTTCCTTGGCATCTTTTTGGCCAAATGCGTCCAGGACAACCGTCTCGTGGACCTGCCCATATCCCAGCCTTTCTTCAAGCTGCTCTGTATGGGTGACATCAAAAGCAACATGAGTAAGCTACTTCATCAACCTCGTGGCGAGTCGGACTGCCACTTCTCTGAAATCCAGTCCGAAGCCTCCACCGAGGAGGGTCAAGACACATACTCGGTGGGGAGCTTTGATGAAGACTCCAAGTCCGAGTTCATCCTTGACCCACCCAAGCCCAAGCCACCAGCTTGGTATCACGGCATCTTGACCTGGGAGGACTTTGAACTGGTGAATCCTCACAGAGCACAGTTCCTGAAAGAGCTGAAGACACTGTCTGTGAAGCGCAGGCAGATCCTGGGCAGTAAGAGTCTGTCAGAGGACGAGAAGAACACACGGCTGCAGGATCTCATGCTGAGGAACCCTATGGGCTCCGGCCCACCACTTTGTATAGAAGATCTAGG aTTAAATTTCCAGTTCTGTCCATCATCCAAAGTACACGGTTTCTCATCAGTAGACTTGAAGCCCAATGGAGAGGATGAG ATGGTCACGGTGGAAAACGCAGAGGAGTACGTAGAGCTCATGTTTGACTTCTGCATGCACACAGGAATCCAGAAGCAAATGGAAGCCTTTAGAG ATGGCTTTAACAGGGTGTTTCCTATGGAGAAACTCAGCTCATTTAGTCATAAAGAAGTGCAGATGATCTTGTGTGGCAACCAGTCTCCATCCTGGACCGCTGAAGACATTGTTAACTACACAGAACCTAAACTTGGCTACACGCGGGACAG TCCTGGTTTCTTGCGCTTTGTTCGAGTGCTGTGTGGAATGTCATCAGACGAGAGGAAAGCCTTCCTCCAATTCACCACAGGCTGCTCGACCCTGCCCCCTGGTGGACTGGCCAACCTTCATCCACGTCTCACAATAGTCCGGAAG GTTGATGCTGCAGATGCCAGCTATCCTTCAGTTAACACGTGTGTGCATTACTTGAAGTTGCCGGAATATTCCTCTGAAGAGATCATGAGAGAGCGCCTCCTCGCTGCCACTATGGAGAAGGGCTTCCACCTCAACTGA